A stretch of [Clostridium] innocuum DNA encodes these proteins:
- a CDS encoding LCP family protein has translation MAKRIHKTKKTPLFKNVGFYFVLLYALLTLGMIVQVFTVNVIPMKYAMIVCVILLLLLLGMYYLQFGKKVNKVNKVLGKILIVILAVFLGVGNWYLFKTGSAFSRMTGDDTQTSIVSVVVMKENKAESIEDLKNSKFGLTKTGTQDIMKKGLADIKKDAGQDISTVDYKSYKTIADDLYDGKIDAIIMDEATRSLFEDNHSKFDSETRIVKSYKYKTTTKDISKNVNVTSEPFNIYITGIDTYGTISTVSRSDVNMIATVNPKTHQILLTSIPRDYYVPQPCQGGQTDKLTHTGIFGVDCTVETVENYFGIDINYYVRVNFSSVENIVNALGGITVNNPVAFTASDGTYSYEAGEVYMDGAKALRFARERYNLGGGDRDRGKNQMRVITGIINKAISPSIITNYTSILDAVSGSFQTNMSNSEMTSLIKMQINDMSGWDIEQISVNGTGNGSAWSPANGFNSWVMEPNVNTVKRAVEVIKKVENGEDVKALAQQVMEENTADE, from the coding sequence ATGGCAAAGAGAATACATAAGACAAAGAAAACGCCTTTATTTAAAAATGTAGGTTTTTATTTTGTCCTTCTTTATGCATTACTAACTTTAGGTATGATTGTTCAGGTATTCACGGTAAATGTGATCCCTATGAAATATGCAATGATTGTATGTGTCATATTATTATTACTGCTTTTAGGAATGTATTATCTCCAGTTTGGGAAAAAAGTAAATAAAGTAAATAAGGTATTGGGAAAAATATTGATTGTTATATTAGCGGTGTTCTTAGGCGTTGGCAACTGGTATTTATTTAAAACAGGATCAGCATTCTCCAGAATGACTGGGGATGATACGCAGACATCTATTGTATCTGTAGTAGTGATGAAAGAGAATAAAGCTGAAAGTATTGAAGATTTAAAAAATAGTAAATTTGGCTTAACAAAAACAGGAACTCAGGATATCATGAAAAAGGGACTTGCGGACATAAAGAAAGACGCAGGACAGGATATATCAACGGTTGATTATAAATCTTATAAGACTATTGCTGATGATCTATATGATGGGAAAATTGACGCTATTATTATGGATGAAGCCACAAGAAGCTTGTTTGAGGATAATCATTCTAAGTTTGACTCAGAAACAAGGATAGTAAAAAGCTACAAATATAAGACTACAACTAAAGATATTAGTAAAAATGTAAATGTGACTTCTGAACCATTTAACATTTACATAACAGGTATTGATACTTATGGAACAATATCTACAGTATCCAGATCTGATGTTAATATGATTGCGACAGTGAATCCTAAAACACATCAGATTCTGTTAACTAGCATTCCTCGTGACTATTATGTGCCTCAGCCATGTCAGGGAGGTCAGACAGATAAACTGACACACACTGGTATTTTTGGAGTAGACTGCACTGTAGAAACAGTGGAAAATTATTTTGGTATCGATATTAACTATTATGTACGTGTAAATTTCTCAAGCGTAGAGAATATTGTTAATGCTTTAGGTGGTATCACGGTTAATAATCCAGTTGCATTTACAGCAAGTGATGGAACTTATTCTTATGAAGCAGGAGAAGTTTATATGGATGGTGCAAAAGCATTACGCTTTGCCCGCGAACGTTATAATTTAGGGGGCGGTGACCGCGATCGTGGTAAGAATCAGATGAGAGTTATTACCGGAATCATAAACAAAGCAATTTCACCATCAATTATTACAAATTATACGAGTATTTTGGATGCAGTCAGTGGTAGCTTCCAGACAAATATGAGTAACAGCGAAATGACATCTTTGATTAAAATGCAGATAAACGATATGAGTGGCTGGGATATTGAACAAATTTCCGTTAATGGAACCGGTAATGGCAGTGCATGGTCACCGGCAAACGGATTTAATTCCTGGGTGATGGAACCAAATGTCAATACAGTGAAACGTGCTGTTGAAGTTATAAAGAAAGTTGAGAACGGAGAAGATGTAAAAGCTCTTGCTCAACAGGTTATGGAAGAAAACACAGCCGATGAATAA
- a CDS encoding transposase, which yields MNYGYPRMGLFGYASTRKLEKLCRTDIRFISLMNNYRPCHQAFHCFIHDDLKMPIDKIFTEINNYIEQQDTVDTYVLYLDGTKFEANANKMTFVWKKAITKYRARCWEKTMKCIKSLNRNIKNDLELSMIFFSLS from the coding sequence ATGAATTACGGTTATCCTCGCATGGGCTTGTTCGGTTACGCTTCCACTAGAAAACTTGAGAAACTGTGCCGTACTGATATCCGTTTCATATCTCTTATGAATAATTACAGACCTTGCCATCAGGCTTTCCACTGCTTCATCCATGATGATCTGAAAATGCCGATAGATAAGATATTCACTGAGATCAACAATTACATTGAACAGCAGGATACTGTAGATACATATGTACTGTATCTTGATGGCACTAAATTTGAAGCGAACGCAAACAAAATGACCTTTGTGTGGAAGAAGGCCATAACGAAATATAGAGCCAGATGCTGGGAAAAGACAATGAAATGCATTAAGAGTCTAAACCGTAATATTAAAAATGACCTTGAATTATCAATGATTTTTTTCAGTCTATCATGA
- a CDS encoding EamA family transporter produces the protein MLNIYTLIMLLSSFLAAISQILLKLSAKKNHKNWIMEYINPVVISGYLLLLLTMIMNIYAYSGIDYKFGPILTTTSYIFVVILSIYILKEKLNKNKIIGISLILIGIVIFNIKI, from the coding sequence ATGCTTAATATCTATACTTTAATCATGTTACTTTCGTCTTTTTTAGCTGCTATATCTCAAATTTTATTAAAGTTGAGTGCAAAAAAAAATCATAAGAATTGGATAATGGAATATATAAATCCAGTTGTTATATCTGGATATTTATTATTATTATTGACAATGATTATGAATATATATGCATATAGTGGTATTGATTATAAATTTGGTCCTATTTTGACAACAACTAGCTATATATTTGTTGTAATACTTAGTATATATATTTTAAAGGAAAAATTAAATAAGAATAAAATAATAGGAATTTCATTGATTCTAATAGGAATTGTAATTTTTAATATAAAAATATAG
- a CDS encoding EamA family transporter, which produces MKKINWIQIIKIQAIIFLYSIISILSKIASSFLEKEIWMVMVILLIMLIVLASYAFLWQKLLKKVDLSIAYVNKGMLLFWSMIWSVVIFREEITILNIIGTIIIFVGIMVVNENA; this is translated from the coding sequence ATGAAGAAAATAAATTGGATACAAATTATAAAAATACAAGCAATTATTTTTCTTTATTCAATTATAAGTATACTATCAAAAATTGCTTCGTCTTTTCTAGAAAAAGAAATATGGATGGTAATGGTTATTTTATTAATCATGTTAATAGTATTGGCAAGCTATGCTTTTTTATGGCAAAAATTGTTAAAGAAAGTTGATTTATCCATTGCTTATGTGAATAAAGGTATGCTCTTATTTTGGTCTATGATTTGGTCTGTTGTTATTTTTAGAGAGGAAATAACAATACTTAATATTATAGGGACTATAATAATTTTTGTAGGGATAATGGTGGTGAATGAAAATGCTTAA
- a CDS encoding glycosyltransferase: protein MMKITIVIPCYNSADTIGKVVDLTSKILSELKGISYDFVLVNDYSKDQTYKKIEEISKSYKNVIGVNLAKNAGQHNAILAGLSIKESDYYLGMDDDMQTHPSQIEKLINKISEGYDVVYGKYTNTTSKGIKKITSNLHNYSVEKLIGKPKGLKATSFWIIKKKIRDKIILYPSQFTDLQSLFLRTTANITNVELEHFERISGSSNYTFRKSLKLWSSILNFSAQPFHYLMVVSIVIIILSIFFTLLFAFNRNNNYLLCLIASCIGLLLFSISLLGIYIVRMMFVITQTPQYMISEITEENID from the coding sequence ATGATGAAAATTACAATAGTAATTCCTTGTTATAATTCAGCAGATACAATCGGAAAAGTAGTGGATTTAACAAGTAAAATTTTAAGCGAATTAAAAGGTATTTCTTATGATTTTGTTTTAGTGAATGATTATTCAAAAGATCAAACTTATAAAAAAATTGAAGAAATAAGTAAATCTTATAAAAATGTCATTGGTGTGAATTTAGCCAAAAATGCAGGACAACATAATGCAATATTAGCAGGATTAAGTATTAAAGAATCGGATTATTATCTAGGAATGGATGATGATATGCAAACACATCCATCACAAATAGAAAAGCTGATTAATAAGATATCAGAGGGTTATGATGTAGTCTATGGTAAATATACAAATACAACTTCAAAAGGTATAAAAAAAATAACAAGCAATTTGCATAATTATTCTGTTGAAAAGCTAATTGGAAAACCAAAGGGATTAAAGGCTACAAGCTTTTGGATAATTAAAAAGAAAATTCGTGATAAAATTATTCTTTATCCATCACAATTTACGGATTTACAATCTTTATTTCTTAGAACAACTGCAAATATAACAAATGTAGAGTTAGAACATTTTGAACGTATAAGTGGCAGTTCAAACTATACATTTCGGAAATCATTAAAATTATGGTCGAGCATTTTAAATTTCTCTGCGCAACCATTTCACTATCTTATGGTAGTTTCTATTGTAATTATAATTTTATCTATATTTTTTACATTGCTTTTTGCATTTAATAGAAATAATAATTATTTACTTTGTCTCATTGCGTCTTGCATAGGTTTGTTATTATTCTCTATATCGCTACTAGGAATTTATATTGTAAGAATGATGTTTGTTATAACTCAAACGCCACAGTATATGATTTCAGAAATAACAGAAGAAAACATTGATTAA
- a CDS encoding NAD(P)-dependent oxidoreductase: MRVVVVGANGFIGVNLIKRLLKCQYDVIGIDQYDNHLQMFLDNSSFKLIKEQVSYDVLMNVLQPDDAVVCLAAKRLTPNFNLNDYVANIHLNCDIFQSCMDSNTKNVVFLSSISTYRADNESCSEEIDTGSGNLYGESKYAMDHLINFLNKKKEMCIKSLRLAQVIGTGERKGYLLNTLLDNAKEYKEQVIYGSGCGERQYIYIKDVISAIICAIEAKNAKGIYNIGIKGRISISNLAKLINRVFKNEAGIKYLLEKPEDKSILEMDVSKAEKELNFKPKYDLEAAIQDLKNYY, from the coding sequence ATGCGAGTTGTTGTAGTCGGCGCTAATGGTTTTATTGGGGTAAACTTAATAAAGCGATTATTAAAATGTCAGTATGATGTAATTGGCATTGATCAATATGATAACCATCTGCAAATGTTTTTGGATAATTCATCATTTAAATTAATCAAGGAACAAGTATCATATGATGTTTTGATGAACGTATTACAACCAGATGATGCAGTAGTATGTCTTGCTGCAAAAAGATTAACTCCCAATTTTAATTTAAATGATTATGTTGCAAATATTCATTTAAATTGTGATATATTTCAAAGTTGCATGGACTCAAATACAAAAAATGTAGTATTTTTGTCTTCTATTTCTACATATCGTGCCGATAATGAAAGCTGTAGTGAAGAAATTGATACTGGATCAGGTAATTTATATGGCGAGTCAAAGTATGCAATGGATCATTTAATAAATTTTTTGAATAAGAAAAAAGAAATGTGTATAAAAAGCCTACGCTTGGCACAGGTAATTGGAACAGGTGAACGAAAAGGATATTTGTTAAATACGCTATTAGATAATGCGAAAGAATATAAAGAACAAGTTATATATGGTAGTGGATGTGGAGAGAGACAATATATATATATTAAAGATGTTATATCCGCAATTATTTGTGCAATCGAAGCAAAAAATGCGAAGGGTATTTATAATATAGGGATTAAAGGGCGTATTTCTATTTCTAATCTAGCAAAGCTTATAAACCGAGTTTTTAAAAATGAAGCAGGAATTAAATATTTACTAGAAAAACCAGAAGATAAAAGTATATTAGAGATGGATGTATCAAAAGCGGAAAAAGAATTGAATTTTAAGCCTAAGTATGATTTAGAGGCAGCAATTCAAGATTTAAAGAACTATTATTAG
- a CDS encoding ATP-grasp domain-containing protein: protein MKGVKNMTRKVLILGAGNAQYDAIKYCKEKGFEVYGCSYTDTDKSIPLLDHFEKINIIDVDEVKEYAIKINADIVYSVGSDVAMPTACKVSEQLNLPYFVSSETAIICNNKQQMRDYLGSDFEGNVHYFVSSNKDDLSEETLNFFPMMMKPVDSQGQRGVRLVSNMDEVLEEYDESMSHSKSKKIIFEEYLNGPEISVNAYVYEKELKFFLVSDRVSFEEYPGGIIKEHHLPTKESPVVVERIRALVERVVNKLNIENGPVYFQIKIVNDVPYVIEVTPRLDGCHMWNVIKEYCGFDLLDATFQHLLGNEQLAFCMKEKEGKFKLVFTCEKPNTAFDRSKYIIPDKCCYLRWYYENGDNVRVLNGFMEKGGYYIEEVK, encoded by the coding sequence ATGAAAGGGGTAAAAAATATGACACGTAAAGTCTTAATTTTAGGTGCAGGGAATGCACAATATGACGCTATAAAATATTGTAAAGAAAAGGGATTTGAAGTGTATGGATGTAGCTACACAGATACAGATAAATCAATTCCGCTTTTAGATCACTTTGAGAAAATTAACATTATTGATGTTGATGAAGTAAAAGAATATGCAATAAAGATTAACGCAGATATCGTTTATTCAGTTGGTTCAGATGTTGCAATGCCAACAGCGTGCAAAGTAAGTGAACAATTAAATTTACCGTATTTTGTTTCGTCAGAAACAGCAATTATATGTAATAATAAACAGCAGATGAGAGATTATCTAGGTTCTGATTTTGAAGGGAATGTACATTATTTTGTTTCATCAAATAAAGATGATTTAAGTGAAGAAACACTAAATTTTTTCCCAATGATGATGAAACCAGTAGATTCTCAAGGACAACGTGGAGTTCGTTTAGTATCTAATATGGATGAAGTTCTTGAAGAATATGATGAATCAATGTCACATTCAAAAAGTAAAAAAATAATTTTTGAAGAGTATCTAAATGGTCCTGAAATAAGTGTAAATGCTTATGTTTATGAAAAAGAATTAAAATTCTTTCTTGTATCGGATCGTGTATCTTTTGAAGAATATCCAGGAGGTATTATAAAAGAACATCATTTACCAACGAAAGAAAGTCCTGTTGTTGTAGAAAGAATTAGGGCTTTGGTAGAGAGAGTTGTTAATAAATTAAATATAGAGAATGGCCCAGTATATTTCCAAATAAAAATTGTTAACGATGTTCCTTATGTAATTGAAGTAACTCCTAGATTAGATGGTTGCCATATGTGGAATGTTATAAAAGAATATTGTGGATTTGATTTGTTAGATGCAACATTTCAACATCTATTAGGCAATGAACAACTTGCTTTCTGTATGAAAGAAAAAGAAGGGAAATTTAAATTAGTGTTTACTTGTGAGAAGCCAAATACGGCATTTGATCGCAGTAAATATATTATTCCTGATAAATGTTGTTATTTACGCTGGTATTATGAAAATGGAGATAATGTGCGTGTTTTAAATGGCTTTATGGAAAAAGGCGGATATTATATAGAGGAAGTGAAATAA
- the rffA gene encoding dTDP-4-amino-4,6-dideoxygalactose transaminase codes for MIKFNKPSITELEINKVVDCLNGNSILSGDGKYTTEVYEHFKKRFHIDNMLLTTSGTTALEMASILIDLEPGDEVITPSFTFSSTVNAFLLRGAKPVFCDIREDTFNIDENLIEDLITPKTKAIYAVDYAGFPCEMDKINEIANRHGLFVIEDAAQAVGSTYKGRYAGTLTEFGCFSFHETKNYVMGEGGAIVVNEDKYMERAEIIREKGTNRRNVLRGLVDKYTWHDIGSSFLPSDLLAAILSAQMERYDEILEKRMNVWNTYYNGLECLEKEGLLRRPVLPEDIEHNAHMFCIVLPDEDTRTNLINSLKEKGISSYICYVPLHSSPYGQKLGYTPEMLPVTEDLGKRILRLPLYVDMTTEDTLYVVDEISKSLKRG; via the coding sequence ATGATAAAATTTAATAAACCATCGATTACGGAACTAGAAATCAACAAAGTAGTTGATTGCTTGAACGGGAATAGTATATTATCAGGAGATGGAAAGTATACAACAGAAGTATATGAACATTTTAAAAAGAGATTTCATATTGATAATATGTTGTTGACAACTTCAGGGACTACTGCATTAGAGATGGCTTCTATTTTAATTGATTTAGAACCAGGGGATGAAGTAATTACGCCTTCTTTTACTTTTTCTTCTACGGTAAATGCATTTCTATTAAGAGGGGCAAAACCTGTATTTTGTGATATTCGAGAAGATACATTTAATATCGATGAAAATTTAATTGAGGATCTAATAACACCAAAAACAAAAGCAATCTATGCTGTTGACTATGCAGGTTTTCCATGTGAGATGGATAAGATCAATGAAATTGCAAATCGCCATGGTCTTTTCGTGATTGAAGATGCTGCTCAGGCGGTAGGATCTACATACAAAGGTAGATATGCAGGAACATTAACTGAATTTGGATGTTTTAGTTTTCACGAAACCAAAAATTATGTTATGGGTGAAGGTGGCGCAATTGTTGTTAATGAAGATAAATATATGGAGCGTGCTGAAATCATCCGTGAAAAAGGTACAAATCGAAGAAATGTATTACGCGGATTAGTAGATAAATATACATGGCATGATATCGGTTCTTCTTTTTTACCTAGTGATTTGCTAGCAGCAATTTTGTCAGCACAAATGGAACGTTATGATGAAATTCTAGAAAAAAGAATGAATGTATGGAATACATATTATAATGGACTAGAATGCTTAGAGAAGGAAGGCTTATTGAGAAGACCGGTATTGCCAGAAGATATCGAGCATAATGCGCATATGTTCTGCATCGTATTGCCTGATGAAGATACAAGAACAAATTTAATCAATTCTTTAAAAGAAAAGGGTATTTCAAGTTATATTTGTTATGTACCTTTGCATTCTTCACCATATGGACAAAAATTAGGATATACACCAGAAATGTTGCCAGTTACTGAAGATTTAGGAAAGAGAATATTAAGATTACCTCTGTATGTAGACATGACGACTGAAGATACTTTGTATGTAGTAGATGAAATTTCAAAATCTTTGAAAAGAGGATAA
- a CDS encoding Gfo/Idh/MocA family oxidoreductase: MKKIRIGIICPSEIAFRRFLPSLEKEENFTYVGVAIASKEEWDGDVADTVIENEWKKGKTFVDTYGGKIFESYSSLIMSNEVDAVYLPLPPALHYKWAKKALENDKHVFVEKPSTTNYQDSLNLVKLAEERKLVLHENYMFQYHSQISEIKKEVENGKIGKVHSYHARFGFPRRDKNDFRYNKELGGGALLDAGGYVIKLATKLLGEDITLESCVMNSYEDFDIDLYGSYMFRNSKNEVFIGEYGMDCEYQCMLSIWGSRGIMQTDRIFTAPDNLKPSLKIIQNGEVETLELNCDSHFRKSICQFYNAINDTAVRDKIYHEILLQAQLVQKVRDISGGLGNDKI, translated from the coding sequence ATGAAAAAAATTAGAATTGGAATTATATGTCCATCAGAAATCGCATTTCGTAGATTTTTACCTTCATTAGAAAAAGAAGAGAATTTTACATATGTAGGTGTTGCAATTGCATCAAAAGAAGAGTGGGATGGAGATGTTGCAGACACTGTAATTGAAAATGAATGGAAAAAAGGAAAGACTTTTGTAGATACCTATGGCGGGAAGATCTTCGAGAGTTATTCTTCCTTAATTATGTCAAATGAAGTTGATGCAGTCTATCTACCATTGCCTCCTGCCTTACACTATAAATGGGCAAAGAAAGCATTAGAAAATGATAAACATGTATTTGTTGAAAAACCTTCAACTACAAATTATCAAGATAGTTTAAACTTGGTCAAATTAGCTGAAGAAAGAAAACTTGTATTGCATGAAAATTATATGTTCCAATATCATTCACAAATTTCAGAAATAAAGAAAGAAGTTGAAAATGGAAAAATTGGAAAAGTGCATTCATATCATGCTAGATTTGGTTTTCCTAGAAGAGATAAAAATGATTTCAGATACAATAAAGAATTAGGGGGAGGCGCTTTATTGGATGCTGGAGGATATGTAATAAAACTTGCAACAAAGTTACTCGGAGAAGATATTACATTGGAGTCATGTGTCATGAATTCTTATGAGGATTTTGATATAGATCTATATGGAAGTTATATGTTTAGAAATAGTAAAAATGAGGTATTTATTGGAGAATATGGAATGGACTGTGAATACCAATGTATGCTATCCATATGGGGAAGTAGAGGAATTATGCAAACGGATCGTATTTTTACAGCCCCCGACAATTTGAAACCAAGTTTGAAAATTATTCAAAACGGAGAAGTTGAAACTCTTGAATTAAACTGTGATTCTCATTTTAGAAAATCCATATGTCAATTTTATAATGCTATCAATGACACCGCTGTAAGAGATAAAATCTATCATGAAATACTTTTACAAGCTCAATTAGTTCAAAAGGTTAGAGATATTTCAGGAGGGTTAGGGAATGATAAAATTTAA
- a CDS encoding dNDP-4-keto-6-deoxy-glucose-2,3- dehydratase, whose protein sequence is MKNTIILLYESWLNKTGNITGNDEIDEWIEQRNNDLEVQIEKISLNECSPWYYDEKEGQIRNQNLSFFTVKGFQRKRENDVILEQPVILQNEIGYLGIICKEIDGVLNFLMQAKIEPGNINKIQLSPTIQATKSNFTQKHGGRKPNYLEYFLNAVDHEIIVDQIQSEQSSRFYKKRNRNIIIKVQDEVLLKPNFKWMTLGQIKRLMKKDNIVNMDTRTVLSCIPYYNHSFSTNELKAMEAKANDKSLFKSIFTMHDEYMIPRIYQQINNSKMFDDEEDALVSLDQLSTWKHIEKEIKCVHEYDFKVIFCDIMIEGREVTRWSQPLFEATGIALFGLFVCNDNGVKKFLVRIKKEIGCFDSLELGPTVQLEPSKTQDKQDQIVDLFMNKMNHNVNIIHDVLLSEEGGRFYHEQNRNVIIEINKNEIHAVEEEGYFWVSYRTLNQLVQVNNCLNIQLRNLISLLEV, encoded by the coding sequence GTGAAAAATACAATTATCCTTCTCTACGAATCTTGGCTAAATAAAACAGGAAATATTACTGGAAATGATGAAATAGATGAGTGGATTGAGCAACGAAATAACGATCTTGAGGTTCAGATAGAAAAAATATCTTTGAACGAGTGTAGTCCATGGTACTATGACGAAAAAGAAGGACAAATTAGAAATCAGAATTTATCATTTTTCACGGTAAAAGGATTCCAAAGAAAAAGAGAAAATGATGTCATATTAGAACAACCCGTTATTTTACAAAACGAAATAGGTTACTTAGGAATTATTTGTAAGGAAATCGATGGTGTATTGAATTTTTTGATGCAGGCAAAAATTGAACCTGGGAATATTAATAAAATACAATTGTCGCCTACAATTCAAGCAACAAAAAGTAATTTTACTCAAAAACATGGTGGTAGAAAACCGAATTATTTGGAATATTTCCTAAATGCGGTTGATCACGAAATCATCGTAGATCAAATTCAATCAGAGCAATCTTCACGTTTTTATAAGAAACGAAATCGAAATATTATCATAAAAGTACAGGATGAGGTTTTGTTAAAACCAAATTTTAAATGGATGACATTAGGACAAATAAAGCGTTTAATGAAAAAAGACAATATTGTGAATATGGATACACGAACCGTATTGTCTTGTATTCCATATTATAATCACAGTTTTTCAACTAATGAATTAAAGGCAATGGAAGCAAAAGCAAATGATAAAAGTTTATTTAAATCGATTTTTACAATGCATGATGAGTATATGATTCCTAGAATATATCAACAAATAAACAATTCAAAAATGTTTGATGATGAAGAAGATGCATTGGTTTCTCTAGATCAACTTTCTACGTGGAAACATATAGAGAAGGAAATTAAATGTGTTCATGAATATGATTTTAAAGTCATATTTTGTGACATTATGATTGAGGGAAGAGAAGTAACGAGATGGAGCCAGCCGTTATTTGAGGCGACAGGGATTGCTTTATTTGGACTATTTGTTTGTAATGATAATGGTGTAAAGAAATTTTTAGTAAGGATAAAGAAGGAAATCGGCTGCTTTGATTCTTTGGAATTAGGACCAACTGTGCAATTAGAGCCATCAAAAACACAGGATAAACAGGATCAGATAGTAGATTTGTTTATGAATAAAATGAATCATAATGTAAATATTATACATGATGTACTACTTTCAGAAGAAGGAGGTAGATTTTATCATGAGCAAAACCGAAATGTTATTATAGAAATAAATAAAAATGAGATCCATGCTGTGGAAGAGGAAGGATATTTCTGGGTAAGCTATAGAACTTTAAATCAATTAGTTCAAGTTAATAATTGTTTAAATATACAACTTAGAAATTTAATATCATTATTAGAGGTGTAA
- the rfbA gene encoding glucose-1-phosphate thymidylyltransferase RfbA, giving the protein MKGIILAGGSGTRLYPLTQVVSKQILPVYDKPMIYYPLSTLMLAGIKEILIISTPRDVVVFEELLGDGSQLGLRIEYAIQEQPRGLAEAFIIGEKFIGNDRVALILGDNIFYGRHFTATLNEALSKKGATIFGYYVDNPKEYGVVTFDKDYKVLTLEEKPEIPKSHYAVPGLYFYDNDVVEIAKTIKPSARGELEITSVNNEYLHRGKLNIKVLGRGFAWLDTGNPNALLEASEYVGAVQKRSGLYVSCIEEIAYIKGFIDKVQLLKLAEKFAKTDYGKYLLRLAEEDVNEVSVVRG; this is encoded by the coding sequence ATGAAGGGGATTATCTTAGCCGGAGGATCAGGAACTAGACTTTATCCATTGACACAAGTTGTATCGAAACAAATACTGCCTGTATATGATAAACCGATGATTTACTATCCATTATCTACACTCATGCTTGCTGGAATTAAAGAGATTCTAATTATTTCTACACCACGAGATGTAGTAGTATTTGAAGAATTATTAGGGGATGGAAGCCAATTGGGATTACGTATTGAATATGCAATACAAGAACAACCAAGAGGATTAGCAGAGGCATTTATAATTGGTGAAAAATTTATAGGAAACGATCGTGTTGCATTGATTTTAGGAGATAATATTTTTTACGGTCGTCATTTTACGGCAACGTTAAATGAAGCTTTATCAAAAAAAGGTGCAACAATTTTTGGGTACTATGTAGATAATCCTAAAGAATATGGCGTCGTCACGTTTGATAAGGATTATAAAGTACTAACACTAGAAGAAAAACCTGAAATCCCTAAATCTCATTATGCAGTTCCTGGGTTGTATTTCTATGATAATGATGTTGTAGAGATTGCGAAAACTATAAAACCTTCAGCTAGAGGAGAACTGGAAATTACTTCCGTAAATAATGAATATTTACATCGTGGAAAGCTAAATATCAAAGTTCTTGGAAGAGGCTTTGCATGGCTAGATACGGGAAATCCCAACGCCTTACTTGAAGCATCTGAGTATGTTGGAGCAGTTCAGAAAAGAAGTGGTTTATATGTTTCCTGCATAGAAGAAATTGCATACATAAAAGGTTTTATCGATAAAGTTCAATTGTTAAAATTGGCAGAGAAATTTGCGAAAACGGATTATGGAAAATATTTATTGAGACTTGCAGAAGAAGATGTCAATGAAGTAAGCGTAGTAAGGGGGTAA